The Chloracidobacterium sp. genome window below encodes:
- a CDS encoding thiazole synthase, producing the protein MADFIPTDDALVIAGRRFSSRLMIGTGKYPDFETMRAAHRASGAEVVTVAVRRVNLADRSAGSLMDFLDLDRMLVLPNTAGCYTAEDAIRTARLGREILGTPWVKLEVIGDEKTLFPDNAGLIEATRTLVKEGFIVLPYFNDDLVVARRLIDAGAAAIMPLAAPIGSGLGIQNFTTLRILREMITEVPIIVDAGVGTASDVAIAMEMGMDGVLLNTAVATAQNPPLMAAAMKHAIEAGRMAYLAGRMPRRLYASASSPLDGLIGSRP; encoded by the coding sequence ATGGCCGACTTTATACCTACCGACGACGCCCTTGTGATTGCCGGTCGCCGGTTTAGCTCACGGCTGATGATTGGCACGGGCAAGTACCCGGACTTTGAAACCATGCGCGCTGCGCATCGCGCCTCCGGCGCGGAAGTCGTGACGGTCGCCGTCCGGCGGGTCAATCTGGCCGACCGTTCGGCTGGGTCGCTGATGGATTTTCTCGATCTTGACCGGATGCTCGTTTTGCCGAACACGGCCGGCTGCTACACGGCGGAAGACGCCATTCGTACGGCGCGCCTAGGGCGTGAAATTCTCGGTACGCCGTGGGTTAAACTGGAAGTCATCGGCGACGAAAAAACACTCTTCCCCGACAACGCCGGCCTCATCGAGGCGACGCGCACGCTGGTAAAGGAAGGTTTTATCGTTCTGCCCTACTTCAATGACGACTTGGTTGTGGCGCGGCGACTCATTGACGCCGGCGCGGCCGCCATCATGCCCCTGGCGGCCCCGATTGGGTCGGGCTTGGGCATTCAGAACTTCACGACGTTGCGCATTTTGCGCGAGATGATTACCGAAGTTCCCATCATCGTGGACGCCGGCGTCGGCACAGCCTCGGATGTTGCTATTGCAATGGAAATGGGCATGGATGGGGTCTTACTCAATACGGCCGTAGCGACGGCGCAGAACCCGCCGTTGATGGCGGCGGCGATGAAACACGCGATTGAGGCCGGCCGCATGGCGTACCTTGCGGGACGGATGCCGCGCCGCCTCTACGCGAGCGCGAGCAGCCCGCTGGACGGCCTTATTGGATCGCGTCCGTGA
- a CDS encoding SDR family oxidoreductase, with the protein MFRLDGKTALITGGSSGIGRAIAELFAEVGARIAIVSRRLSAGQETVAHLTLMGGQAIHIQADVTNEADVRRSLEATLDRYGRLDIVVNNAGVNRRVALDATTDDDWRETFDVNVRGAFLYAKHAMPHFQAQRQGCIINIAGLLAVKGGAGASPAFAASKGALLSLTKSLAVRYGRDGVRVNCISPGFVPTESNRGLIDDAPDPAARRREFEAGYPLGRLGRPEDIAYAALYLASAEAGWVTGINLVVDGGLLAK; encoded by the coding sequence ATGTTTCGCTTGGACGGCAAAACAGCGCTGATTACCGGCGGCTCCAGCGGTATTGGTCGCGCTATTGCTGAACTTTTCGCCGAGGTCGGTGCGCGCATCGCCATCGTGTCGCGGCGGTTGTCGGCCGGACAGGAAACGGTCGCGCATCTGACGCTCATGGGTGGGCAGGCGATTCACATCCAAGCCGACGTGACCAACGAAGCCGATGTCCGGCGTAGTCTAGAAGCGACGCTCGACCGCTATGGACGCCTCGATATTGTCGTCAACAACGCGGGCGTCAATCGGCGCGTCGCCCTTGATGCGACGACCGACGACGACTGGCGGGAGACCTTTGATGTCAATGTCCGGGGGGCGTTTCTCTACGCCAAGCATGCGATGCCGCACTTCCAGGCGCAGCGACAGGGCTGCATCATCAACATCGCGGGACTGCTGGCCGTCAAGGGCGGCGCGGGCGCGTCGCCAGCGTTCGCCGCTTCCAAGGGGGCGCTGCTGTCGCTGACGAAATCGCTGGCTGTGCGCTACGGCCGTGACGGTGTCCGGGTCAACTGCATCTCGCCCGGCTTTGTCCCGACGGAAAGCAACCGGGGACTCATTGACGACGCGCCTGATCCGGCGGCGCGACGCCGTGAGTTTGAGGCGGGTTACCCGCTGGGTCGGCTGGGTCGCCCGGAAGACATTGCCTACGCCGCACTGTATTTGGCGTCCGCCGAAGCGGGCTGGGTGACGGGCATCAACTTGGTCGTGGACGGCGGTCTGCTCGCCAAATGA
- a CDS encoding class I SAM-dependent methyltransferase: MDNQPDYQAEWDARYRSGYGLGEAPNAFLASQAYRLQPGWKALAVADGEGRNGVWLAEQGLDVFSVDVSPVAQDRARQLAARRGVAVAFACADLLTLALPEAEFDVVVAIFIQFAGPPARDELFVKLKRALRPGGLFLLEGYRTEQLNYRTGGPPCVENLYTEEFIRTTFADFEVLHLASRDAVLEEGTAHRGMSALLDLVARKPSSLMDTR, encoded by the coding sequence ATGGACAACCAGCCCGATTATCAAGCCGAGTGGGACGCCAGATACCGGAGCGGCTACGGGCTGGGCGAAGCGCCGAACGCCTTCCTCGCCTCGCAGGCGTACCGGTTGCAGCCCGGCTGGAAGGCGCTAGCCGTCGCCGATGGCGAAGGCCGCAACGGCGTCTGGCTAGCGGAGCAGGGATTAGATGTCTTTTCCGTGGACGTGTCGCCGGTGGCGCAGGATCGAGCGCGGCAATTGGCGGCGCGGCGCGGCGTCGCCGTCGCGTTTGCATGCGCCGACCTGTTGACTTTGGCGCTTCCTGAAGCCGAGTTTGATGTCGTCGTAGCGATTTTTATTCAGTTCGCCGGGCCGCCCGCCCGCGATGAACTCTTTGTCAAGCTCAAGCGCGCGCTCCGGCCCGGCGGGCTGTTTTTGCTGGAAGGCTACCGAACGGAGCAGTTGAACTACCGTACCGGCGGGCCACCCTGTGTCGAGAACCTCTATACGGAGGAATTCATCCGCACAACTTTCGCCGACTTTGAAGTGTTGCACTTGGCGTCCCGCGACGCCGTGCTTGAGGAAGGCACGGCGCACCGGGGGATGTCGGCGCTGCTTGACCTTGTCGCCCGCAAGCCAAGTTCACTGATGGACACCCGTTGA
- a CDS encoding carotenoid oxygenase family protein, which yields MAAPAPQPETRRWNRDDWVRGYTSLTEERDDWLDDIEGALPRDLCGTLYRNGPGLLERGGQSVQHPFDGDGMICAFDFIGDGRVRFRNRYVRTAGFVAEEKAGRFLQRGVFGTQKPGGWLANAFDLRAKNIANTNVAYSPKKLLALWEGGKPYALDPHTLETIGEDDLGGALAGDANFAAHPRYDRRTGRMVNFGIQPGLSSTITLYELDADFTVLSQHRWETPGFAFIHDFALTDDYAVFFQNPVTVNPFPYWFGFRGAAECLVFQPDRPTKVLVLPRSGGRMRVYETDACFVFHHVNAHLAGEWLTVDSIAYETFPALKPGTMYRHVDIENIPASQLFRFTINLTTGETRCERLMERAVEFPSVHPARVGLPHRWVFMAMADAPTGNAPLQGVLAYDVRTGEAQMYSFAPKGYVGEPVFVPTPGAAEENAGYLLQMVFDAERGASDLAVFDARHVARGPVARLHLPVTVPYGLHGAFVRREGAPTAAG from the coding sequence ATGGCTGCTCCCGCTCCACAACCTGAAACCCGCCGCTGGAACCGCGACGATTGGGTACGCGGCTACACCTCGCTGACCGAAGAACGCGACGATTGGCTGGATGACATTGAGGGAGCGCTGCCGCGCGATTTGTGCGGTACGCTTTACCGCAACGGGCCGGGTCTGCTCGAACGCGGCGGCCAGTCCGTTCAGCATCCCTTTGACGGCGACGGGATGATTTGCGCCTTTGACTTTATTGGCGACGGGCGCGTTCGGTTTCGGAACCGCTACGTCCGCACCGCCGGGTTTGTCGCCGAGGAAAAGGCCGGACGCTTCTTGCAGCGCGGCGTCTTCGGAACGCAAAAGCCCGGCGGCTGGCTGGCGAACGCCTTTGACCTGCGCGCCAAAAACATCGCCAACACTAACGTCGCCTACTCGCCCAAGAAGCTGCTGGCGTTGTGGGAAGGCGGAAAGCCCTATGCGCTCGATCCGCACACGCTGGAAACCATCGGCGAAGACGACTTGGGCGGTGCGTTGGCCGGCGACGCCAACTTTGCGGCGCATCCGCGCTATGACCGGCGCACCGGGCGGATGGTCAACTTCGGCATTCAGCCGGGGCTGTCTTCAACCATCACCCTGTACGAGCTTGACGCTGATTTCACCGTCCTGTCGCAGCATCGGTGGGAGACGCCGGGCTTCGCCTTCATTCACGATTTCGCCCTGACGGACGACTACGCCGTGTTTTTTCAGAATCCGGTGACGGTCAACCCGTTTCCGTACTGGTTTGGCTTTCGCGGGGCGGCAGAGTGCCTTGTTTTTCAGCCTGACCGGCCGACAAAAGTGCTGGTGCTGCCGCGCAGCGGCGGTCGGATGCGCGTTTATGAAACTGACGCCTGCTTTGTTTTTCACCACGTCAACGCACACCTTGCAGGTGAGTGGCTGACTGTAGATTCGATTGCTTATGAGACGTTCCCCGCGCTGAAGCCGGGGACGATGTACCGCCACGTTGACATTGAGAACATCCCTGCATCGCAACTCTTTCGCTTCACCATCAACTTGACAACGGGCGAAACCCGCTGCGAACGCCTGATGGAGCGCGCCGTGGAGTTTCCAAGCGTTCATCCGGCGCGGGTCGGTCTGCCGCACCGATGGGTGTTTATGGCGATGGCGGACGCGCCGACGGGCAACGCGCCGTTGCAGGGCGTTCTAGCGTACGACGTGCGAACGGGAGAGGCGCAAATGTATAGCTTTGCGCCCAAGGGCTATGTCGGCGAGCCGGTGTTTGTCCCGACGCCGGGCGCGGCGGAGGAAAACGCCGGGTATTTGCTTCAGATGGTCTTTGACGCCGAGCGCGGCGCAAGTGATTTGGCTGTTTTTGACGCGCGGCATGTGGCGCGCGGCCCTGTGGCGCGGTTGCATTTGCCGGTGACGGTGCCTTACGGCTTGCATGGCGCGTTTGTCCGCCGCGAAGGAGCGCCGACGGCCGCCGGATGA
- a CDS encoding HD domain-containing protein: MLSERYDEALVFAHQLHRRQKRKGGATPYIAHLLSVSALVLEHGGDEDQAIAALLHDAIEDQGGEAARREIRRRFGDRVAAIVDDCTDTDQTPKPPWRARKEAYLNRLRTLPESSRLVSLADKVHNARTMLLDYRTVGEALWTRFEGRREGTLWYYRSLVEIFAADSPSALANELERTVAELERLASCASPQAESRLLEDNHGCSRSTT, translated from the coding sequence ATGCTCAGTGAACGCTACGATGAGGCGTTGGTCTTCGCCCATCAGCTGCACCGCCGCCAAAAGCGCAAGGGTGGCGCGACGCCCTACATTGCGCATCTGCTCTCCGTCTCGGCTCTTGTCTTGGAACATGGCGGCGACGAAGACCAAGCCATTGCGGCGCTTTTGCACGACGCGATTGAGGATCAAGGCGGCGAGGCCGCCCGCCGGGAAATCCGGCGGCGCTTCGGCGACCGCGTCGCGGCCATCGTGGACGACTGCACCGACACCGATCAGACGCCTAAACCGCCGTGGCGGGCGCGCAAGGAAGCTTATCTGAACCGCTTGCGGACGCTTCCCGAAAGCTCGCGCCTCGTCTCGTTGGCCGACAAGGTACACAACGCGCGTACGATGTTGCTTGACTACCGTACGGTGGGCGAGGCGCTGTGGACGCGCTTTGAAGGCCGCCGCGAGGGAACGCTGTGGTACTACCGTTCACTCGTAGAAATCTTCGCCGCCGATTCGCCTTCCGCGCTCGCCAACGAACTTGAACGTACGGTGGCGGAACTCGAACGTCTCGCATCATGCGCGTCGCCCCAAGCCGAATCTCGGCTATTAGAAGACAACCATGGCTGCTCCCGCTCCACAACCTGA
- a CDS encoding formylglycine-generating enzyme family protein, translating to MILTSSEQPPRPFLASLIDMEMIPVPIAGRALYFSRYEVTQAQWQKLMGFNPSRHQGRDLPVTNVSLDDIREFLNRLNAAERDRPVTYRLPSIEEWKAAASIGFNRDAQSWHSGNSLGKPQPVGGKSPNGFGLHDMTGNVWEWCADGFVCGGAYDSSPDDATPETVHPAPGRRPLPSNSRIDNVGFRVVASFTEKR from the coding sequence GTGATACTCACATCGTCTGAGCAACCTCCCCGACCCTTTCTGGCAAGTCTGATTGATATGGAAATGATTCCCGTACCCATCGCTGGGCGGGCGCTCTACTTCAGCCGGTACGAGGTGACGCAAGCGCAGTGGCAAAAACTCATGGGCTTCAACCCAAGCCGTCATCAGGGTCGTGACTTACCTGTAACCAACGTCTCGCTGGACGACATCCGCGAGTTCCTCAACCGGCTCAACGCGGCGGAACGCGACCGACCGGTAACGTATCGGCTGCCCTCCATAGAGGAGTGGAAGGCAGCGGCCAGCATTGGTTTCAACCGCGACGCACAGAGTTGGCACAGCGGGAATTCGCTTGGCAAGCCTCAACCGGTGGGTGGCAAATCACCCAACGGCTTTGGTCTTCACGACATGACAGGCAACGTCTGGGAATGGTGCGCCGATGGGTTCGTGTGCGGCGGTGCATATGACAGTTCGCCGGACGATGCCACACCAGAGACGGTCCACCCAGCCCCCGGTCGTCGTCCGCTCCCATCCAATTCTCGCATAGATAACGTCGGTTTTCGGGTTGTGGCTTCATTCACAGAAAAGCGATGA
- a CDS encoding bifunctional serine/threonine-protein kinase/formylglycine-generating enzyme family protein, with protein MALLKNQYRLLQELGSGAFGRTYLAEDTHSPSNRRCVIKHLTWNHDPQLAHIVRERFKREAILLEKLGRGSQGGIPELYAYFTEGEEYYLVQEWIDGETLTQKLRREGPQSEAALVSILLGTLRILDYIHTLPTPVIHRDIKPDNIMLRRATGQPVLIDFGVVKEITAPESTGAGNTIMAGTSGYMPLEQAAGRPTFASDIYALGMTAITLATGRHPRELVNPISGEVTWRAAAPQIRPALAATLDIAVRRSDRDRYQTARDFAMAIQAALSSDASAGGGIDPTVYALGSSSSNAAPLPPLSASLLPTLLPPTLPLVPSNPSVSPTPAGGVTDIIQNLQAQQGGAQKVGSSKLFAPLLAAVGGFLLLTAAGVTAWWLLAPTPSQRSVTVKSNSPPDKKKSTDDTPNKATPTPPPVSSPPAPAGMVFIAGGTFRMGRDDAEHPSEKPSHVVTVRPFFIDKHEVTNAEYEAFIKATQHPAPPDWVDGSYPAGMANYPVVNVSWQDACDYAAWAGKRLPTEEEWEMAARGVEGRLYPWGNQFDLRRLNIKESNLGRPKAVGNYPTGATPEGVLDLAGNVAEWTASDDKSYPGSAYKPETKAKIVRGGAFSLSREYATATKRTQVPPDTRDPALGFRCVKDLPNGGRQL; from the coding sequence ATGGCGCTTCTCAAGAATCAGTACCGGCTGTTGCAAGAACTGGGGAGCGGCGCGTTCGGCAGGACTTACCTGGCGGAAGACACCCATTCTCCGTCAAACCGGCGCTGCGTCATCAAGCACTTAACTTGGAATCATGACCCGCAGCTAGCTCATATAGTGCGAGAGCGCTTCAAGCGTGAGGCGATACTGCTTGAAAAGCTAGGGCGTGGTTCACAGGGCGGAATCCCGGAGCTTTACGCCTACTTCACCGAGGGCGAGGAGTACTACCTTGTTCAGGAGTGGATTGACGGTGAAACACTGACGCAGAAGCTGCGGCGCGAAGGGCCGCAATCGGAAGCTGCGCTGGTTTCGATTCTGCTAGGGACGCTGCGTATTTTGGATTACATTCACACGCTTCCCACGCCCGTCATTCACCGCGACATCAAGCCGGACAACATTATGCTCCGCCGCGCCACAGGTCAGCCGGTGCTGATTGATTTCGGCGTCGTCAAGGAAATCACCGCGCCCGAAAGTACCGGAGCCGGTAATACGATTATGGCCGGCACAAGCGGTTACATGCCGCTGGAGCAAGCCGCTGGACGGCCAACCTTCGCCAGCGACATTTACGCGCTGGGGATGACGGCGATTACGTTAGCGACCGGACGGCATCCGCGCGAACTGGTGAACCCAATCAGCGGTGAAGTGACATGGCGAGCGGCCGCACCGCAGATTCGCCCGGCGCTGGCGGCGACGCTTGATATCGCCGTCCGCCGTAGCGACCGCGACCGCTACCAAACCGCGCGTGACTTTGCAATGGCGATCCAGGCAGCGCTGAGCAGCGACGCATCGGCTGGTGGCGGCATTGACCCAACGGTGTACGCTCTCGGGTCGTCCTCTTCCAACGCAGCGCCGTTGCCGCCGCTTTCCGCCAGCTTATTACCGACGCTTTTGCCGCCGACCTTACCGTTGGTTCCATCCAATCCATCGGTAAGTCCAACACCGGCCGGCGGCGTGACGGACATTATCCAAAACCTTCAGGCGCAACAAGGCGGCGCACAGAAGGTGGGTTCGTCAAAGCTGTTCGCGCCGCTGCTTGCTGCTGTTGGGGGATTCCTCCTGCTGACGGCAGCCGGCGTGACGGCGTGGTGGTTGCTTGCGCCGACGCCCAGCCAGCGTTCGGTGACCGTGAAGTCCAACAGTCCGCCGGACAAGAAAAAATCAACCGACGATACGCCAAACAAAGCGACGCCCACACCGCCGCCGGTGTCGTCCCCGCCAGCGCCAGCGGGTATGGTCTTTATTGCCGGCGGGACGTTTCGCATGGGCCGGGACGACGCCGAGCACCCTTCGGAAAAACCAAGTCACGTTGTCACCGTCAGGCCGTTTTTCATAGACAAGCACGAAGTCACCAACGCGGAGTATGAGGCGTTTATCAAGGCGACGCAGCATCCGGCGCCACCGGACTGGGTGGACGGGTCCTACCCGGCTGGGATGGCCAACTACCCCGTCGTCAATGTTTCTTGGCAGGATGCGTGCGACTACGCCGCTTGGGCCGGCAAGCGCCTACCGACGGAAGAGGAGTGGGAAATGGCGGCGCGGGGTGTTGAAGGGCGACTATATCCGTGGGGCAATCAGTTTGACCTGCGCCGCCTCAACATCAAGGAAAGCAACCTCGGACGCCCCAAAGCAGTTGGCAACTACCCCACCGGCGCGACGCCGGAAGGCGTACTCGACCTAGCCGGCAACGTCGCCGAATGGACGGCCTCGGATGACAAATCTTATCCGGGGAGCGCCTACAAGCCGGAGACCAAGGCCAAGATTGTACGCGGCGGAGCCTTTTCGCTGTCGCGGGAGTATGCAACGGCGACGAAGCGAACGCAGGTGCCGCCTGACACACGCGATCCGGCGCTCGGCTTTCGCTGCGTCAAGGACCTTCCGAACGGAGGGCGACAGCTGTGA
- a CDS encoding DUF92 domain-containing protein — MEVFDHPWRAALPASAVDSSETRRRLVHVGMGLFALVVVSFWQTLLMGLSGLALAWVLPKWMPSLLRAHEQAQGYSVGVIAYPAAVVALTLLFPNDLWIVAGGWAMMAYGDGMAVVCGQGLRGPRLWWNPRKSLFGTLGFILFGWLGTLATVLVVGGHPFTPSGLALVVLAAAVVAALLESLPYDICDNPLVAGAAALVLWLAAQIDINAWYAAQTAVAARTPIAASLAVVLALLARATKSVDWSGAITGAVFTFVLYAALGGLGVAGLMAFFIVGTVASKIGYEQKRAKKAAQEIRTWRNAVANAGVAAVCAPFVVLTPRPDLFAVAVLGAFAAAASDTVAGEIGRVYGGTPYSIVSLRPARVGDNGAVSLVGLATGLATAVGFGALAYLAVDANLHRAVWCIAVGGMVGNLVDSLLGATAENAGYLDNEAVNFACTLSGAMLAVFLFAL; from the coding sequence ATGGAAGTTTTTGACCATCCTTGGCGCGCGGCGCTGCCGGCCAGTGCAGTGGATAGTTCGGAGACCCGGCGGCGATTGGTGCATGTCGGTATGGGCCTTTTTGCACTGGTCGTCGTGTCGTTCTGGCAAACGCTCCTGATGGGTTTGTCGGGCCTTGCCTTGGCCTGGGTTCTGCCCAAGTGGATGCCCAGCCTGCTTCGAGCTCACGAACAGGCGCAAGGATACTCCGTCGGCGTCATCGCCTATCCGGCGGCAGTCGTGGCGCTCACGCTGTTGTTCCCAAATGATTTGTGGATTGTCGCGGGCGGCTGGGCAATGATGGCCTACGGCGACGGCATGGCGGTTGTTTGCGGGCAGGGGTTGCGTGGGCCGCGTCTGTGGTGGAATCCGCGCAAAAGCCTGTTCGGGACGCTGGGGTTCATTCTGTTTGGTTGGCTGGGGACGCTCGCCACGGTGTTGGTGGTGGGTGGACATCCATTTACGCCCTCGGGTCTGGCGCTGGTGGTGTTAGCGGCGGCGGTCGTCGCGGCGCTGCTGGAGTCGTTGCCTTACGACATCTGCGACAACCCGCTTGTCGCCGGTGCCGCCGCGCTCGTGCTGTGGTTGGCGGCGCAGATTGACATCAACGCTTGGTACGCAGCGCAGACAGCGGTTGCGGCGCGAACGCCCATCGCCGCCAGCCTTGCGGTCGTTTTGGCGCTACTTGCCCGCGCCACCAAGTCGGTGGACTGGTCAGGGGCGATAACCGGGGCGGTGTTTACCTTCGTCCTCTACGCTGCGCTTGGCGGGCTAGGTGTCGCCGGGCTCATGGCTTTTTTCATCGTCGGAACGGTCGCCTCGAAAATTGGCTACGAGCAAAAACGCGCCAAAAAAGCGGCGCAGGAGATTCGTACGTGGCGCAACGCCGTGGCGAACGCAGGCGTTGCGGCGGTGTGCGCGCCGTTTGTCGTGCTGACGCCACGCCCTGACCTCTTCGCCGTCGCCGTGCTGGGCGCATTCGCCGCCGCCGCTTCAGATACCGTCGCCGGTGAAATTGGGCGCGTTTATGGAGGGACGCCTTACTCCATCGTTTCGTTGCGGCCAGCGCGCGTCGGCGACAACGGCGCAGTGTCTTTGGTTGGCTTGGCGACGGGACTGGCGACCGCCGTCGGCTTCGGCGCGCTTGCCTACCTTGCCGTGGACGCTAATCTCCATCGCGCCGTCTGGTGCATCGCCGTTGGCGGGATGGTCGGCAACCTTGTGGACAGTCTGCTTGGCGCGACGGCTGAAAACGCCGGTTATCTCGACAATGAAGCTGTCAACTTCGCCTGTACGCTGAGTGGGGCGATGCTTGCCGTTTTTCTATTCGCGTTGTAA
- a CDS encoding NAD(P)-dependent oxidoreductase has product MTSPSSLAGKTLFITGASRGIGLAIALRAARDGANIAVVGKTAEPHPKLPGTVYTAAAEIEAAGGRALPLIVDIQDEQRVAEAVARTVETFGGIDILVNNASAISLTPTLETPIKRYDLMHRINARGTFVCSQACLPHLFKADNPHILNISPPLNMEARWFAPHIAYTMAKYGMSMCVLGMAEEFRSRGVAVNALWPRTAIATAAVNNLLGGEAAMRRCRKPEIMADAAYAILTRPSRACTGNFFIDEDVLRDAGVTDFTAYAVDPSAELIPDFFI; this is encoded by the coding sequence ATGACATCACCTTCGAGCCTTGCAGGGAAAACGCTTTTCATCACTGGCGCCAGTCGCGGTATTGGGTTGGCGATCGCGCTGCGTGCGGCGCGTGACGGCGCCAATATCGCCGTCGTCGGCAAGACGGCTGAGCCGCATCCGAAACTCCCCGGCACGGTCTACACGGCGGCGGCTGAGATTGAAGCCGCTGGCGGGCGCGCGCTCCCGCTCATTGTAGACATTCAGGACGAACAGCGTGTCGCCGAGGCGGTGGCGCGTACTGTGGAGACCTTCGGCGGCATTGACATTCTCGTCAACAATGCGAGCGCCATCAGCCTGACGCCGACACTGGAGACGCCTATCAAGCGGTATGATCTGATGCATCGGATCAATGCGCGCGGAACATTTGTCTGCTCGCAGGCATGTCTGCCGCACTTGTTCAAGGCCGACAATCCGCACATTCTCAATATCTCGCCGCCACTCAATATGGAAGCGCGGTGGTTTGCGCCGCATATCGCCTATACAATGGCCAAGTACGGCATGAGCATGTGCGTTCTGGGCATGGCGGAGGAGTTTCGCAGCCGGGGCGTCGCCGTCAATGCGCTGTGGCCGCGGACAGCAATTGCGACGGCGGCCGTCAACAACCTGTTAGGTGGCGAAGCAGCGATGCGGCGTTGCCGGAAGCCGGAGATTATGGCTGACGCCGCCTACGCGATTCTGACGCGGCCAAGCCGCGCCTGTACGGGCAACTTTTTCATTGACGAGGACGTACTGCGCGACGCCGGTGTGACGGATTTCACCGCCTACGCGGTTGATCCTTCCGCCGAACTCATACCCGATTTCTTCATTTGA
- a CDS encoding trypsin-like peptidase domain-containing protein: MLRLSVRQVIWLVIAASIIGGGGITVAAYFTAKWLDAQRTPPAIAPTVNSDPRPDAEPPSQPLDADERNNIAVYERVSPGVVNINTTSFVEDFFFGAYPQQGSGSGSIIDTKGHILTNYHVIEGASRLDVTLSDNTSYPATVVGADPDNDLAIIRIQAPPERLRVVPLGSSRNLKVGQKVLAIGNPFGLSQTLTSGIISALGRPLRSENGRTIENVIQTDASINPGNSGGPLLNSAGEMIGINTAIYSPRGGSVGIGFAVPVDIAKQIIPDLIEYGRVRRPWLGITETYQLNARLAQRLNLPVSEGLILTGIAPRGPAAQAGLYASDRVIQRGGQIVIGDVIIRVGDTPIKSNEDLYRSLRDKKIGDTVPVTVIRAGRPLTISVTLQERPS; the protein is encoded by the coding sequence ATGCTGCGCCTTTCGGTTCGCCAAGTCATCTGGTTGGTCATCGCTGCATCCATTATCGGCGGCGGCGGGATTACGGTCGCTGCGTATTTCACAGCGAAGTGGCTTGACGCGCAGCGCACGCCCCCAGCCATCGCTCCGACGGTCAACTCCGACCCGCGCCCAGACGCCGAGCCGCCGTCCCAGCCGCTCGACGCAGACGAGCGCAACAACATCGCGGTGTACGAGCGCGTTAGTCCCGGCGTCGTCAACATCAACACGACTTCCTTTGTTGAGGATTTCTTCTTTGGCGCTTATCCGCAGCAGGGCAGCGGATCGGGTTCAATTATTGATACAAAGGGACATATCCTGACGAACTACCATGTCATTGAGGGCGCAAGTCGGCTGGATGTCACGCTGTCGGATAATACGTCATACCCGGCGACCGTAGTTGGGGCCGACCCTGACAATGATTTGGCGATTATTCGCATCCAAGCGCCCCCGGAAAGGTTGCGCGTCGTTCCGCTGGGGTCGTCGCGCAACCTGAAGGTCGGCCAAAAGGTGCTGGCGATTGGAAACCCATTTGGGCTGAGCCAGACCCTGACTTCGGGCATCATCAGCGCGTTGGGGCGACCGCTGCGCAGCGAAAACGGTCGCACGATTGAAAACGTCATTCAAACCGACGCCTCAATTAACCCCGGCAATTCGGGCGGGCCGCTGTTGAATTCAGCCGGTGAAATGATTGGTATTAACACGGCGATTTACTCGCCGCGCGGCGGCAGCGTCGGTATTGGTTTCGCCGTGCCGGTGGACATCGCCAAGCAAATCATTCCCGACCTCATTGAGTATGGTCGCGTCCGCCGACCGTGGCTGGGGATTACCGAAACCTACCAGCTCAATGCGCGACTGGCGCAACGTTTGAACTTACCGGTCAGCGAAGGGTTGATTCTGACCGGTATTGCGCCGCGCGGCCCGGCCGCACAAGCGGGCTTGTACGCCAGCGATCGCGTCATTCAGCGCGGCGGGCAAATCGTGATCGGCGATGTGATCATCAGGGTTGGGGACACACCGATCAAGTCGAACGAGGATTTGTACCGGTCGCTGCGGGACAAAAAAATTGGCGACACCGTACCGGTGACGGTGATTCGCGCTGGTCGGCCGCTCACCATTAGCGTCACGCTTCAGGAACGCCCAAGCTAA